GTAACTCCTCTTCGAACTTTATAAGAGCTTTTGCTTCTTTTAGTGCAGGATAAAAGGAACTGGTTAATATTTTGTTATTTATGCTGTCAATTATCGTTAACGCGCTGGGGGCTGCGTGTAAAAAATCATTTACCAAAGTGAAGTACATGTCCTTATGCTCTGCTATATCTTGAGCGAGATACATAAGTTGTATGCACAAATATATTCTTTTGGCAGGACTATTTGCAGTGTCGGAGGTAAGGATGTCTTTTTCGCGTAATATTGGAGCTTCGCCGTCTACAAAAAAGCGAGCTCTATGATCGCCATTCGTAATAACGCTGCTTCCAATAATAATACGTTCGCCTGGGCGAAGTTCTATTTTAAGAGACATCTTTTTTCCTTTATGCGCAGAAGTTGTTTTTAGCGCTCATTTGATATTTTTCACAGGTTCTTTAGTTTGAAAGCTGTAATGAAGTTCGTTCTAAAGATGCCCCTGCGCACTTACTCGCAATGTGCAATTTCATATTTCGGATATTTCTTTATTTTAATCCGAATAACTTGAAAAGATCAAATAGAAGAAAAGAAGAATTCATTATTACAAAGAAAGGCGGAGTATTTCTCCGCCTTTCTTTATGTTTATGGATTTTCTGATTAGGCCCGCAGGAAGCTGGTAACTGCCTGGTCTGCCTGAGAAGCCAGAGACAGGGCGGTGGTGGACAGGGTCTGGCGAGTTTGCAGGGCCAACATGTTGGCGCCTTCCTCGTTGGAGTCTGCCAGTACCAGGTTATCCGCACCAGTTTGCAAGGTGTTGATCATTTCCTTGGTGTAGTCCTTACGGATCTGCACGGTGGAAAGGTTGGAACCGAATGTGGAAGCCTGTTTGCGCAGCGTAACAAGAGCGTCTGCCAGAACATCAAGCTTCAGGTTGGATTCATCGGTGTCCAGCGTGGTTGCATCGGTCAGGGCAAGACCCGAAGACGTCATATCGGCGGACACGATGGTCAGATCGGACTTTTTCTCATCGCGATGTTCGTTGAAGGAAACGGTCAGATTGTTGCTGGAGCCATCAATCAGGTTGATGCCGTTATAGCTTGAGTCACGAGCCAACTCATCAATCTGATCCAGAATTTCGTTGAACTGGTCAACGAGTTCTGAGTTGGAAGCGTCCTGCGTCCCTGCATAGTTCTTGATTACCAGGGTATCTGCAGTACCTGCGTCTGCTGCGGTGTAGGTCGCGTCGGTATCGCCCGGATCGGTGACGCCGCCAGCGCCGTCGGCGTTGATGTCAACGAATGCGCCAAAGCCGAGGCCTGCCATCAAGGTATTGGCTGCCTGAGTAGAAGAACCGGACGCTGCGCCATCATCGTGTGCAAGGGACAGAGTCAGTTCAGAGTTGCCGTTCGCACTGAGGTCAAGACGACCATCTTCGGTGATCTTTGCTGTGGCAACACCAGAAGCGTTGATGTCATCGACAAGGTCTTTGACTGTGTAGGCCTGACTGCCCGTCGTGTCCAAGTCACCGTCGGTCAAGCTTTCGCCCGTGTTGCTGAAGTGCTCAAGCAGGTCGAAAGTTTTCGTCACACCGGTTGCTGATTTGGATTCCAGCGTGAAGTTGGATGTTGCAGTGAAGCCGATGTTGGCACTGTTAAGGGCGATGCCTTCAGCACGCTCTTTTGCGGTTGATTCAGAAGCGCCGGAGGTATTAATACCCGCATTGCCCTGAATGTTTGTGCCGGTATTGGACGAGTTGTTTGATTGTGCCTGACGAACGGTTGCCTGAGCGCTTTCTACCAGATCGGTAATTGCGGAAATACCATTGTCCGCCGCCTCAATCGTTTTGATTGAGTTCGAGATGCCGTCAAGCAGGTTGCTCAGATCGTTTGCACGGGCAGAGAGACTTTCAGAGGTAAAGAAGTTGGTTGGGTTGTCCAACGCTGAGTTAACTTTTTTACCGGTTGCCAGACGATTTTGTGTCAGGGACATCATGTCAGCAGTTTTCTGCAAGGACAAGAGGTTTGAGCGCACGCCGGCGGAGAGAGTGATATCCGAAGACATAGGGTTACCTTTCTGGGTACTCACATACAGATATTGTTTAGCCTCCTTCTGAGGCTTAAGTAGATGGTCGCGCGTAAACCCTAATTTAAGGTTAACCAGTCCTTTTCAATTAACCTAAATAAAGTGTTTCGTTTCCGCTTGTACAAAATCGGCGGTTTATTGTGTCTAATCAGAAACTTGGAAATAATTGGAAATTTAAGATTTTACTAATCTGGCTGCAAAAGTGTTAAAAAAAACGGGGCCAAAAGGCCCCGTTTCATCGTCAAAACTGTTGCTGCTATTAGCGCAGGAAGCTGAGAACTGCCTGGTCTGCCTGAGAGGCCAGAGACAAAGCGGTGGTGGACAGTGACTGGCGCGTCTGCAGAGCCAGCATGTTTGCACCCTCTTCGTTGGTATCGGCCAGAACCAGTTCGTCTGCACCTGTTTGCAGGGTATTCATCATGTTCTTGGTGAATTCTTCACGGATCGTCACCGTGTTTAGGTTCGAACCAAAGGAAGATGCCTGACTGCGCAAAGTGCTCAGTGCGGTGGACAAGGCGTCGAGCTGGTTGTTGGATTCTGTGGTGTCCAACGTAGTCGCATCGGTCAAAGCCAAGCCAGAAGAACTCAGGTCAGCAGAAGCAATCGTGAGTTCCGACTTTTTGTCATCACGATGTTCGTTGAACGCCACGGTCAAGTCGCTGCCGGTGCCATTGATCAGATTGATGCCGTTATAGCTGGCGTCACGAGCGAGTTCGTCGATCTGATCCATGATCTCATTGAACTGTGTAACCAATTCAGTGTTGGAAGCGTCCTGAGTTCCTGCATAGTTCTTGATCTGCAAGGTATCAGCAGTACCGGAGTCAGCTGCCGTGAAGGTGGCGTCGGTGTCGCCCGGATCGGTTACGCCACCAGAGCCGTCAGCGTTGATGTCGACATAAGCGCCGAAGCCGAGGCCTGCCATTGCGGTGTTGGCAGCCTGAGTGGAAGAACCAGATGCTGCACCGTCATCGTGTGCTACAGTCAGGGTCAGCTCGGCATTGCCGTTAGCACTGAGGTCAAGGCGGCCGTCTTCGGTGATTTTTGCCGTTGCAACACCAGAAGCGTTGATGTCATCGACAAGGTCTTTGACTGTGTAGGCCTGGCTACCCGTCGTGTCCAAATCACCATCGGTCAAGCTTTCGCCAGTGTTGCTGAAGTGTTCAAGCAGGTCGAAAGTCTTGGTCACACCGGTTGCCGATTTGGCTTCCAGCGTGAAGTTGGATGTTGCAGTAAAGCCGATGTTGGCACTGTTAAGAGCGATATTTTCTGCGCGCTCTTTAGCGGTAGATTCAGATGCGCCGGCGGTGTTGATGCCTGCTGTAGCCTGAATGCTGGTGCCAGTATTGGAAGCGTTGTTGGCCTGAGCCTGTTTCACTGTAGACTGCGCACTTTCAACCAGGTTGGTAATGGCGGAAATACCGTTATCAGCGGCTTCCAAAACCTTGGTTGCGTTACCAATGGAGTCCATCAGGTTGTTCAGCTCGCCAGCGCGGGCATTTAAACCTTCAGAAGTGAAGAAGTTGGTTGGATTATCAAGTGCAGAGTTAACTGCCTTCCCGGTGGCGAGGCGGGTCTGCGTTGAAGCCATCATGTCTGCGGTGTTCTGCAGAGCAAGCAAGTTGGCGCGTACGCCGGCGGAGAGAGTAATATCTGACATTTCCCCATAACCTTTCTGGTTAGTACTCGTCGTCCCTTATGGACAATGACCATTCGTGGTCAGGGGAAGCATGCGCTCCAATCCAGAATCATTAGTAAAATTATATGGTTAACGAAATTCAGGGTTAACGCGGAGTTACGATTGGTGAGTTAAGGTTACTGGAGTGTAAAAAAATGGAATTGCCAATCGGAATTGATATTTTTATCAATATTTTGAGCTTTTCTGCCTTCTTGTTCAAAATGGAAAAAGTCGTAAAAATCGAACTTGAGACTTGTGGGAATTTACTGTCTTGGCGCGGAAAGTCTGATCGGGATCTTGTTACAAAAGATAAAATTTTTAAAAAAATGTCCGGCAAGCGGTAATTTGTGACGTCTGAAGAGAGAAAATTTGGGGAGGCGCAGGAAAAGAAATTCTCCTTTTGGTTGTCTTTGATTTTCTTGCAATTTAAAAACATAAAGTACATGCCGCGCGAAATGGGAAAATCGCACAGCATCTAAAGACTGTTCTTGGGTATGGAATAGATGAAGACCTATATATTGACTTCAAAATGCGGTCGGTCTTCGTCTTTGTCAGGTTTTGCCGGGACCGTTTGATAAGCGCGCAGGTTCATATACTCTCCGGCTTGCTTTTCTGTGTTTTGCTCTTCTTCAAGAGATGATGTCAATTCAGAGAGATCGTCGTTTGAGAGCAATTCGCGGGTTTTTCTTCGTCCCTGCCGTTTTTGGTGGCTTTCGCCGCCCGATTGTTCCTGATCACTGTCCTGAGCGTCATAGCCTGTGTTGCCATGTTTGAAATCGACGGACTGATCACTTGAAGCGGTTTCCAGCGCTTCTTCGGTTTCACTTCCGGCACTTGTTTTCTTCGCCGCGGATTTACCTCGTACGGTGGCTGGCGGCAGCATTTTCTGGACAGAAAGATCCATAGGTCGCCTCAAGTTAAACAAAGGATATGTTTCTGCAAGTATAGCTTATATAGAATTGTTTGTCATTTTTGATGATTTCTTAAACATACTTGAGGCTTAAGTTTATGAAATATATAAATTTGTTCAAAGAAAAGTGAAGGCTTTGCGAATTTTCATTCGTTCCACTTGGGCTGAATTTCACCCAAAAGGTCCGAATCGTCCATTGCAAGAATTGGGGTCGTTTGTGTTCTGAAGCAGTTCAAACAGAAAAGCAAAAAGGAGCATTCAATAATGAATGCTCCTTTTTTAATTTCACTAAACACAAGAAAATGCTTGGACTTGCTCAAGACTGGGTATCGATTGATATTCCCTGCTTTTGAGTAACTCCTGAAGGAGCCTGGCCAGCTCTGCCATAGGTTTGAGCCTTGGCACCTTTCTGAATTTGCGCGTTGATATCGCCAATCAATTCGGAAGACACCTCTTTTGCTGTTGCGATGACTGCGAGGTTTGTCTGCAATGTATTTTGAAACATCTCGTGGCGGCGCGCCAGTTGAGCTGCATCTTGCGGTGCAAGCTGCTTTACCAAAGAGGCGTTGGTGGTGATGGCTTTCTGAAGCAGCATATATTGGATCGAGAGCTGATTTTTTGCTTCAACAAGATCAAGAGCCTGTTTGATGTCGCCTCGTTTGAGCAAATCGGTTTCTTCAATCAGAACATCATCAAGAGAGTCCATGATCTGCTCGATCGCTCCGATGAGGCGCTGTGCATCTTCCAGTCCGCCGACAGGGGTTTTGGCGAGTGTGGCTGCCTGAGTTACAGGATTGGTGTTGCTGTTTGGGCTATCCGACATTTTATTGTTTCACTTCCTGTATGTTCATCAGTTCGCGCATTACGGAGTCCGCAATGCCGATACCGCCAGATTTTGTTATTTCGTCTGCGTAGGTTTCTGTCAAAAGGCTGCGATAGGTGTCTTGAGCG
This window of the uncultured Cohaesibacter sp. genome carries:
- the flbT gene encoding flagellar biosynthesis repressor FlbT, whose translation is MSLKIELRPGERIIIGSSVITNGDHRARFFVDGEAPILREKDILTSDTANSPAKRIYLCIQLMYLAQDIAEHKDMYFTLVNDFLHAAPSALTIIDSINNKILTSSFYPALKEAKALIKFEEELLRNVQSFSC
- a CDS encoding flagellin codes for the protein MSSDITLSAGVRSNLLSLQKTADMMSLTQNRLATGKKVNSALDNPTNFFTSESLSARANDLSNLLDGISNSIKTIEAADNGISAITDLVESAQATVRQAQSNNSSNTGTNIQGNAGINTSGASESTAKERAEGIALNSANIGFTATSNFTLESKSATGVTKTFDLLEHFSNTGESLTDGDLDTTGSQAYTVKDLVDDINASGVATAKITEDGRLDLSANGNSELTLSLAHDDGAASGSSTQAANTLMAGLGFGAFVDINADGAGGVTDPGDTDATYTAADAGTADTLVIKNYAGTQDASNSELVDQFNEILDQIDELARDSSYNGINLIDGSSNNLTVSFNEHRDEKKSDLTIVSADMTSSGLALTDATTLDTDESNLKLDVLADALVTLRKQASTFGSNLSTVQIRKDYTKEMINTLQTGADNLVLADSNEEGANMLALQTRQTLSTTALSLASQADQAVTSFLRA
- a CDS encoding flagellin; this translates as MSDITLSAGVRANLLALQNTADMMASTQTRLATGKAVNSALDNPTNFFTSEGLNARAGELNNLMDSIGNATKVLEAADNGISAITNLVESAQSTVKQAQANNASNTGTSIQATAGINTAGASESTAKERAENIALNSANIGFTATSNFTLEAKSATGVTKTFDLLEHFSNTGESLTDGDLDTTGSQAYTVKDLVDDINASGVATAKITEDGRLDLSANGNAELTLTVAHDDGAASGSSTQAANTAMAGLGFGAYVDINADGSGGVTDPGDTDATFTAADSGTADTLQIKNYAGTQDASNTELVTQFNEIMDQIDELARDASYNGINLINGTGSDLTVAFNEHRDDKKSELTIASADLSSSGLALTDATTLDTTESNNQLDALSTALSTLRSQASSFGSNLNTVTIREEFTKNMMNTLQTGADELVLADTNEEGANMLALQTRQSLSTTALSLASQADQAVLSFLR